One Victivallis lenta DNA segment encodes these proteins:
- the upp gene encoding uracil phosphoribosyltransferase, with the protein MLHIVEHPCIKAKLTILRDRGTPCPRFRRCVQEITGFIACEALRKLELEEFRIETPLAETAGWRLRDELVLVPILRAGMGMLDALLELAPEAKVGFIGLERDHAGKLPREYYCKLPEPGEHSLAVLIDPMLATGNSLAGAIELLKSNGFRRILVITILSAPEGKAVIESRYPEIEVYTGSLDERLDENKYIVPGLGDAGDRIFGTIAP; encoded by the coding sequence ATGCTTCATATCGTCGAACACCCGTGCATCAAAGCAAAACTCACGATTCTGCGCGACCGCGGCACACCGTGTCCGCGGTTCCGCCGCTGCGTGCAGGAGATCACCGGCTTCATCGCCTGCGAGGCGCTGCGGAAGCTCGAACTCGAGGAGTTTCGGATCGAGACTCCGCTGGCCGAAACCGCGGGCTGGAGACTGCGCGACGAACTCGTGCTCGTGCCGATCCTGCGCGCCGGAATGGGCATGCTCGACGCGCTGCTCGAGCTGGCACCCGAAGCGAAGGTCGGCTTCATCGGGCTCGAACGCGACCACGCCGGCAAGCTGCCGCGCGAATACTACTGCAAGCTGCCGGAACCGGGGGAGCACTCGCTCGCCGTGCTCATCGACCCGATGCTGGCGACCGGCAACTCGCTGGCCGGAGCGATCGAACTCCTGAAAAGCAACGGATTCCGGCGCATCCTCGTCATCACGATCCTCAGCGCGCCGGAGGGCAAGGCGGTCATCGAATCGCGCTACCCGGAGATCGAAGTCTACACCGGCAGCCTCGACGAACGGCTCGACGAAAACAAATATATCGTTCCGGGGCTCGGCGACGCCGGCGACCGGATTTTCGGGACCATCGCACCGTGA